One Saprospiraceae bacterium genomic region harbors:
- a CDS encoding oligosaccharide flippase family protein: MKREFVINAALLLVSNLLIKVYFLLGVDRPFQLVLGAEQYGLYYSLFNLTLLFQFINDFGLQNFTNRYISQNRDDSQQRFQDFTALKVILSLIYLGFILLVCILGNYNKPLWPLILHLAANQVVVSAIFFNRSAISGMGFYRQDSFFSVLDRFLLVLMGTAVLWVPAFQKLLTVDGFVWMQSLSLLITWILSLFFLKKKGLNLQWNWAGVSRYKRLLVSTLPFVGIYLFSTLYNKMDTVLLHRLHPEGAHQAGVYAASMRLFEAASMISLAVGGLLLAMFSRLYKQQEKLSSLFQLSIKWLFVGTMLVSCIGYFYAEIWIKILYHTDELIWIQAFQLVMIAFLPASLNFIMGAFYQAIHREVNLMVYYALASLISIIGNIYFIPEFGVLASALIAMTVHGMLFIIQAIMVWRDKLVIISKDFVIFSILFFLLSVFFSTGIYFLEVDWKFKVILTAASITGVAFLFRMISLVEMREQNPNA, translated from the coding sequence ATGAAGCGCGAATTTGTAATCAATGCAGCTTTATTGCTGGTTAGTAATTTATTGATCAAAGTTTACTTTTTATTGGGGGTTGACCGACCTTTTCAACTTGTATTAGGGGCAGAACAGTATGGTCTGTATTATAGTTTATTTAATTTGACTTTGCTTTTCCAATTCATTAATGATTTTGGGCTTCAAAATTTTACCAACCGGTACATCAGCCAAAACAGAGATGACAGCCAGCAACGGTTTCAGGATTTCACAGCACTGAAAGTAATCTTATCTCTGATTTATTTAGGGTTTATCCTTCTTGTTTGTATCCTGGGGAACTATAACAAACCCTTGTGGCCCCTGATATTACATTTAGCAGCCAATCAGGTGGTAGTGAGTGCCATTTTTTTCAACCGATCTGCGATTTCTGGAATGGGATTTTACCGACAGGATAGTTTTTTTTCGGTATTGGACCGTTTTCTGTTGGTGCTTATGGGGACCGCTGTATTGTGGGTACCCGCGTTTCAAAAACTTTTAACAGTTGATGGTTTTGTATGGATGCAGAGCCTATCGCTCCTGATCACCTGGATTTTGAGTTTATTTTTTTTAAAGAAAAAAGGCCTGAATCTTCAATGGAATTGGGCAGGGGTATCAAGATACAAACGATTGTTAGTTTCGACTTTACCCTTTGTGGGTATTTATTTATTCAGCACCCTTTACAATAAAATGGATACCGTGTTGTTGCATCGATTACATCCGGAGGGAGCACATCAGGCAGGAGTTTACGCCGCCTCCATGCGATTATTTGAAGCGGCAAGCATGATATCGCTGGCAGTGGGCGGCTTGTTGCTGGCCATGTTTTCAAGACTGTACAAACAGCAGGAAAAGCTCAGCAGTTTATTTCAACTTTCTATCAAATGGCTATTTGTAGGGACGATGTTAGTCAGTTGTATCGGATATTTTTATGCAGAAATATGGATTAAAATATTGTATCATACCGATGAGTTGATTTGGATACAGGCATTTCAATTGGTGATGATAGCATTTTTACCGGCCAGTCTGAATTTTATAATGGGAGCGTTTTACCAGGCCATTCACCGGGAAGTCAATCTTATGGTGTACTATGCCCTGGCATCATTGATCTCCATTATTGGCAATATTTATTTCATTCCTGAATTTGGAGTACTTGCATCTGCATTAATTGCAATGACGGTACATGGCATGTTATTTATCATACAGGCCATCATGGTGTGGAGAGATAAACTGGTCATCATAAGTAAAGATTTTGTCATATTTTCAATTTTGTTTTTTCTTTTGTCTGTCTTCTTTTCGACAGGAATATATTTCCTTGAAGTGGATTGGAAATTCAAGGTTATACTGACAGCAGCTTCTATTACTGGAGTTGCCTTTTTGTTTCGGATGATTTCTCTGGTAGAAATGCGGGAACAAAACCCGAATGCATAG